The nucleotide sequence CGGGGACTTACAGGTGCGTTTTCCAGCACCAGGCCCGGTGCCAGGACAGAAGAAAGCCCCGGAGTCACCCACCAGGAGAAGTGACTCCGGGGCTCATGGCCCCTGCTCTGAGCTAAGGGGGTTACTGGCCGTCCAGCCGGCCGTCCAGGTTCCGGTCGAGCGCGACGCGCAGGCCGGAGCCGGGCGGAACCGCGGTGAACGTCACTTCCTGGCCCGCCGTGCCCGCCAGCGCGCGCAGGGCCGCGGTGGTGATGTTGGCGGTGCCGTTGTCGGGCTTCCACGTGCCGGCCGTGCGGTCATACAGGTAGCCACGCACGCGGCCGCTCACGGCCACCTTCGCCACCAGGTCGGCCTCGTACGTCTGGCCGCCCAGGATCTTGGACGCGAACGGCGCCCGGGCGCGCGCGATGAGCAGGTCGATGCGCGAGCCGACGGCGGCGGCGTTCGTGTTGGTGAGGGTGATCTGCTGCCCGACGATGGGCGCCAGGTCGGTGTCCGACGCCAGCATGAAGTCCTCCATCTCGCGGCGCTGCGTGTCGTTCTCGAAGCCCACCAGCGGGCCACCGATGCTGGTGTTGGTGAACACGATGGCGCTGAAGAAGCGGAACAGCGTGTCCACCGCGCCGTCGTTCGTGAAGCCGAAGCCGCGAATCTGGTCGCCCAGCTGGCCCGTCTCCGGGTGCGAGAAGAAGGCGCTGTCCGGGAAGCCGAACATGCCGACCTTCGTGTACATGTTCCGCACGTGGGGAATCTTCACGATCTGCGGGATGCCCTCGAAGCTCGCCTTGCCGTCGGTGCCGAAGAAGCCCTGCGCGCCGTCGATGGTGTGGCAGCCGTTGCAGTTGAAGCCGTTGTCGGCGCCAATCGCGATGCCGTCCACCCGGCGGCTGCCGAAGTAGAAGTTCTTGGCGTTCTGCTGGGAGGTCGTGAGCGAGTTGTCCAGCTTGCGGATGGGGTTGGGCGGCAGCTGCACCTGGAGCTGGAAGGTCGCGAACTTGCTCATCTCCGCCTCGGTGGGCATGGACGCGCGGCCGAGCAGCCCCTCGAACGCCACGATGAAGTTCTTGAACGACAGCTCCTCGTCGTAGGCGTCGATGCCGAAGAAGCCGTTCGCCCGGTCACCGCGCCAGTGCATGGCGCCCTGGTGGGTCATGCCGCGCAGGGTCTGCGTGGTCATCGGGCCCTTCATCGGGTGGAAGATGTTCGGGTCGTTGTTGCCGTTGATGTCCGAGCGCGGGTGGGTGGTGAACGTCCGGAACAGGCCAATCTCGAGGTTGCTCGCGAGCCGCTTGTCGATGGTGTTGGAGGTCACCTCGTCGTCCGGGTTGCCCAGGTCCCAGGCCAGCTCGTCCTTGTCGCCGAAGATGTGGCAGCTGGCGCAGGACGCCTCGCCGTTGGCGGACGAGAAGTTCGCGTCATACAGGAAGGGGCGGCCCTGCACGACGGAGGCGGGCTCCGGGTTGTAGAAGGGGACCGCCGCGATTTCGCGCTTCGTGGCCAGGTCGATGACCTTCACCGCGTTGTCGAAGCGCGTGGTGACGTAGAGGCGGTTGCGCGCCGAGTCCAGCACCAGGCCGCTGGGGCCGCCGCCGCTCACCGGGATGTAGTTGGCGCTCGCGGTGCGGGGGTTGAAGGTGTCGTTCTCCAGCGAGGCCGTGTCGAAGACGCCAATCTTGTTGGAGCTGAACGCGGCCACGTACAGCCTGGTGCCGTCCGCGGAGACCACCATCTCCGTGGGGGTGGAGAGGCTGTGGTTCTTGACGGTGGGGTCGAACCCGGGCTGGCCGGCCAGCTTGCTGTAGTCGATGTGCTTGTTGAGGTGGCGCGGCGAGACGGTGCCGTTGTTGATGACGGTGATGCGCATCTTCGCCAGGTTGCCCTGCACCGTGCTGCCGCCGAACACGCCCGGGCCCTCGAAGCGCGTCAGGTTGTTCGCCTCGCTGTTGGACGCGTACAGCACGCCCGTGCGCGGGTTGGTGGCCAGGTTGAAGATGTTGGTGCCGACGCCCGTGTAGAAGGCCTTCTCCGTGAGGGTGTCCGCGTCGATGGCGAACACGTCCTTGTCGGGCAGGCGGAAGCGCACGCCGTTGTTCCAGTTGCGGCCGAGCGTGTCCTCCCACCGGTTGGTGGCCTTGTTGAACTTGACGATGAGGCTCGTCTCGGGCGCCTTGACGCCGGCGGCGTTCGTGGAAGGACCGGGCAGGCCGCCCGGCATGATGTTGTTGCCCCACGGCCACGTATCCGGGAACACGAGGCACGCGTCGTTCTCGCGGAACCCGTTACAGACGGCGTCGAAGGTGACGGCGGTCGTCTGGTTGCCGGACTGGGCGATGGCCGCATAGACGGTCTTCTTGTCCGGGCTGACGGCGAGGCCGCGCGGCGTGTCGCCGAAGAGGTTCACGATGCGCACGGGCGTGCCGCCCAGCGTCGTGCCCAGGGAGGCCGGGTTGAAGACCCAGACGTCGGCGCGGGGAGTGCCGGGCGTGGTCAGCTTCGGGTCGCCCGCGCCGGGCACGTTGGCGATGGACGGGTCCGTGCGTTGTTGGCCGCGGTGCGCCGTGGTGATGAAGGCATATCCGTTGGTGCCAGCGAACACGATGTCGCGCGGCTCATCGCCGACGAGCAGCGTGCGCACCACGCGGGGCGTGCCGCTCAGGCTCACCACGCTGATGCTGTCCGACAGGTGGTTGGCCACCCAGACTTCCGTGTTGCTGCGTACGGCGACGGAGACGGGCTCCATGCCCACCGGTACTTCGGCGATGAGCGACAGCCCGGAGGCGGTGACGGAGAAGACCTCCAGGCGGTTGTCCGGCGTGTTGACGGCGAACAGCCGCGTCCCGTCCGGAGAGAGCGCCATCGGCCGGACGTGCGCGCTATCGAACTCGATGAACGAGGGCGTCTGGGCCGCGGCATTGAATGAAACCAACATCGACACGGCGGCGCACAGCGAGGCTGCTCGGGCGCGCCATCGATTCTTGCTCGCGTCCACTGGCTGGGTACCCACGATACGAACCTCCTCACGGAACGGGAAAGCGCTGCACACCGGGGATACCAGGGGGGCTTCCGACAAAGCCCCCACCGAAGGGAGGGGAAGGGCCCCCCTCCCGCACGAAAGTCGCGACGACGCGGCGCGTTGTCGGGCGGCCACACGCGCCTGCGTCCGTGACGCGACGCGGTGTGTGTTGGATGACAATTGTTTCCTACGTACGGGCGAGCGCTCGTCGGAGGACCGTGCTCTACTTGCTGACGCAATCGGCCATGCGGGAGGTGTGCCCAATGCCATACCTTCGAAACGGGATGGGGCTTCGCAGCGTGCCAGCGGCGGCACCAACGGAGGTCGCGGAGCGCGCGACGCCGTTCGGCGAGCATCTCTCCCATCTGCTGCCGACGAAGCTGGCGCCGCCGCAGACGCCGTCGGTGCTGGTGACGCGGGGCGCGCCGCTGCTGCGCATCGACCGGGGAATCAGCGGCAAGCTGGTGCTGGTGACGGCGCCGCTGGGCTCGGGCAAGACGACGCTGCTGACGCAGTGGTACCGCGCGGCGCGCGCGCCACACCTGCTCGCATGGCTGTCGCTGGACGAACAGGACAACGCGCCCGAGCGGTTCTTCTCGTACCTCGTCGGAGCCATTCGCCGGGCCGCGCCCGACTTCGACGCGTACATCGCGAGCCAGTTGGATGCGCAGGTAGCGCTCCCGCTGGACCACGTGACGTCCGTGGTGCTGCGCAGCCTGTGGAACCTGGGGCGCGAGCTGGTGGTGGTGCTCGACGACTTCCACGTGCTGCGCGAGCGCGCGCTGGTGCGCTCCTTCTCGTACCTGCTGGACCACTCGCCGCCGCACGTGCACTGGATCATCTCGTCGCGCAACCCGCCCGAGCTGGACCTGGCGAAGCTGAAGCTCACCGAGCAACTGGTGACGCTCGACAGCCGCGACTTGAGCCTGGACGGCGAGGCCATCCGCGAGCTGGGACAGCGCCTGTGTGGCGCCGCCTTCGCGGAGGAGGACGTCGAGTACCTGCGCTCGCGCACGGAAGGGTGGGTGGCCGGCGTGAAGCTGGCGCTGCTGTCGGCGGGGGAGCACGCGAGCGTGAGCGATGCGCTGCGCAGGGCCATCGGCTCCAACCACGACGTGGCGCGCTACCTCGCGGACGTGGTGCTGCGCGAGCAGACGGAGGAGGTGCACGAGTTCCTGGTGCTCAGCTCGGTGGTGGACCGGCTCAACGGCGAGCTGTGCAACGCGCTGCTGGGGATTACTCACGGCCCGGCGCTGCTGGCGAACCTGGAGCGGGCGCAGCTGTTCATCCAGTCGCTCGACACCCAGCACCAGTGGTACCGGTTCCACCCCCTGTTCCTCGACTTCCTGCGCACGCAGCTCGCGTGTGACTACGGCGACCGGCTGCCGTGGCTGCATCGCGCGGCGAGCGCGTGGTTCGCCGAGCACCAGCTGCCGGACGAGGCGCTGACGCATGCGTTCGCGTCTGGAGACCGGGGCTGGTGTCTGTCGCTCACGGCGCGCTGTGTGGAGGCGTGGATGCGCGAGGGCGAGATTGCCTCCGTGCTCTACTGGACGACGAAGCTGACGCCCGAGGAGGTCATCCGCTCTCCGGCCATCTGCCTGGCGCACATCGCGTCGCTCATCCTGTCCCGGCGGTATGCGCAGGCCTCGGCGGCGCTGCGGGAGGCACAGGGGGGGCTGGAGGCCGCGTACCCGGCGTCGGTGCCGGAGCGTGAGCGACTGTCGAAGCAGCTGGAGCAGCTGGGGATGATGCACGCGGTGCTGTCGGACTCGGTGTCCGGCTCGGACATCGAGATGGATGCATCGTCGGGCTACGAGGACCCGGACGTGTTCATCGCGGGCGCGGTGCTGGCGGCGAAGGCGTACCAGGCGCTGCGGATGAACCGGTTCGATGCGATGCGCCGGCTCGCGCTGATTGCGCGCGAGAAGCTGCAGGGGCTGAACAGCCCGTTCATCGACTGCTACACGGACGTGCTGGTGGCGCTGGCGGACCGGGCGCAGGGCAACCTGAAGGACGCCTCGGAGCGGTGCGAGGCGGCCTTCGAGCGCGCCAGCCGAGAGCGGCGCAACCCGGTGTGGGTGAACGCGGCGTCGGCGCTGGCCAACGCCCGCTACGAGCAGAACCGGCTCAACGAGGCGGAGGCGCTGTGCACGGAGATGCTGCCGCTCTTGCCCCAGGCGCCCGCCTTCGAGACGTTCGCGATTGCGTACCTGGTGCTGGTGCGCATCAAGTCGATTCACGGGAAGTATGCGGAGGCGTGGCAGCTGCTGGACTACCTGCACAGCGTGCTCGAGTGTGGGCACCAGACGCGGTTCCTGGCGCACGTCTGCGGGGAGAAGATCCGGCTCAGCCTGGTGGAGCAGTCCCCGGCGCGCATGAAGGCGGTGGCGCAGGAGTTCGGC is from Pyxidicoccus xibeiensis and encodes:
- a CDS encoding YncE family protein, giving the protein MVGTQPVDASKNRWRARAASLCAAVSMLVSFNAAAQTPSFIEFDSAHVRPMALSPDGTRLFAVNTPDNRLEVFSVTASGLSLIAEVPVGMEPVSVAVRSNTEVWVANHLSDSISVVSLSGTPRVVRTLLVGDEPRDIVFAGTNGYAFITTAHRGQQRTDPSIANVPGAGDPKLTTPGTPRADVWVFNPASLGTTLGGTPVRIVNLFGDTPRGLAVSPDKKTVYAAIAQSGNQTTAVTFDAVCNGFRENDACLVFPDTWPWGNNIMPGGLPGPSTNAAGVKAPETSLIVKFNKATNRWEDTLGRNWNNGVRFRLPDKDVFAIDADTLTEKAFYTGVGTNIFNLATNPRTGVLYASNSEANNLTRFEGPGVFGGSTVQGNLAKMRITVINNGTVSPRHLNKHIDYSKLAGQPGFDPTVKNHSLSTPTEMVVSADGTRLYVAAFSSNKIGVFDTASLENDTFNPRTASANYIPVSGGGPSGLVLDSARNRLYVTTRFDNAVKVIDLATKREIAAVPFYNPEPASVVQGRPFLYDANFSSANGEASCASCHIFGDKDELAWDLGNPDDEVTSNTIDKRLASNLEIGLFRTFTTHPRSDINGNNDPNIFHPMKGPMTTQTLRGMTHQGAMHWRGDRANGFFGIDAYDEELSFKNFIVAFEGLLGRASMPTEAEMSKFATFQLQVQLPPNPIRKLDNSLTTSQQNAKNFYFGSRRVDGIAIGADNGFNCNGCHTIDGAQGFFGTDGKASFEGIPQIVKIPHVRNMYTKVGMFGFPDSAFFSHPETGQLGDQIRGFGFTNDGAVDTLFRFFSAIVFTNTSIGGPLVGFENDTQRREMEDFMLASDTDLAPIVGQQITLTNTNAAAVGSRIDLLIARARAPFASKILGGQTYEADLVAKVAVSGRVRGYLYDRTAGTWKPDNGTANITTAALRALAGTAGQEVTFTAVPPGSGLRVALDRNLDGRLDGQ
- a CDS encoding LuxR C-terminal-related transcriptional regulator, which encodes MPYLRNGMGLRSVPAAAPTEVAERATPFGEHLSHLLPTKLAPPQTPSVLVTRGAPLLRIDRGISGKLVLVTAPLGSGKTTLLTQWYRAARAPHLLAWLSLDEQDNAPERFFSYLVGAIRRAAPDFDAYIASQLDAQVALPLDHVTSVVLRSLWNLGRELVVVLDDFHVLRERALVRSFSYLLDHSPPHVHWIISSRNPPELDLAKLKLTEQLVTLDSRDLSLDGEAIRELGQRLCGAAFAEEDVEYLRSRTEGWVAGVKLALLSAGEHASVSDALRRAIGSNHDVARYLADVVLREQTEEVHEFLVLSSVVDRLNGELCNALLGITHGPALLANLERAQLFIQSLDTQHQWYRFHPLFLDFLRTQLACDYGDRLPWLHRAASAWFAEHQLPDEALTHAFASGDRGWCLSLTARCVEAWMREGEIASVLYWTTKLTPEEVIRSPAICLAHIASLILSRRYAQASAALREAQGGLEAAYPASVPERERLSKQLEQLGMMHAVLSDSVSGSDIEMDASSGYEDPDVFIAGAVLAAKAYQALRMNRFDAMRRLALIAREKLQGLNSPFIDCYTDVLVALADRAQGNLKDASERCEAAFERASRERRNPVWVNAASALANARYEQNRLNEAEALCTEMLPLLPQAPAFETFAIAYLVLVRIKSIHGKYAEAWQLLDYLHSVLECGHQTRFLAHVCGEKIRLSLVEQSPARMKAVAQEFGLGERMRRGEWAERRFYDETWERLGLAQAWSLMARGRCGKAHTLLETLRASAHDVGYVSRETALLAAISVCHWRDGDPAAAFAALNRGFALVQRFGFSRSVFDETPGLQEVIVAAATQRKLSYVLPERYTARFQDLLSVGSLGPREFAAPPSAPLEPLTERELQMLKLLAQGLSNQEISERSNVALSTTKWHLRNVFAKLEVTTRTAAIVKAQERLQRNL